In Desulfomonile tiedjei DSM 6799, a genomic segment contains:
- a CDS encoding GvpL/GvpF family gas vesicle protein codes for MKFLMYCIFTENSIEPPHSLVGVNRSPVRIISCDGLAAAVSVITQKEIPRDPATGLDYHKVIQWFHERIGVIPLRLGTCLGHESDVVQLLHSHGARYKSLLKELDGCVEMGIRVIHDRPGPQELASKSPFISRFNGTESGTDYLMRRKVLFDADEFAISRNREIVERYHSPFTGLYVSFKAQTSKFSPLGTDRNSVLTSLYFLIPRQSADSFRAIYGDLRSGLHERIMLSGPWPPYNFVLPEDCL; via the coding sequence ATGAAGTTTTTGATGTACTGCATATTCACCGAAAACTCCATAGAACCACCTCACAGTCTGGTAGGGGTGAACCGCAGCCCGGTACGCATCATCTCGTGCGACGGGTTGGCGGCAGCAGTTTCGGTTATCACTCAGAAGGAAATCCCGAGGGATCCTGCAACCGGTCTGGATTATCATAAAGTAATTCAGTGGTTCCACGAGCGAATCGGTGTGATTCCGCTACGTCTTGGAACCTGTCTGGGGCATGAGTCGGATGTCGTCCAACTACTTCACAGTCATGGAGCACGCTATAAGTCCCTCTTGAAAGAGCTGGACGGTTGCGTTGAGATGGGAATAAGAGTCATTCACGATCGTCCCGGACCCCAGGAGTTGGCGTCCAAATCACCCTTCATTTCTCGTTTTAACGGTACGGAATCCGGAACCGATTACCTCATGAGGCGAAAAGTACTCTTTGATGCGGATGAGTTCGCGATTTCAAGAAACCGGGAGATCGTTGAACGGTATCACTCCCCATTCACCGGTCTATATGTCAGTTTCAAGGCGCAAACGTCGAAGTTCTCGCCTCTCGGAACGGACCGGAACTCTGTCCTGACATCTCTGTATTTCTTGATTCCGAGGCAATCCGCAGACTCTTTTCGTGCGATTTACGGCGATCTGAGATCGGGGCTTCACGAACGAATTATGCTGAGCGGTCCTTGGCCTCCGTACAATTTTGTCCTGCCGGAAGACTGCTTATAG
- a CDS encoding response regulator, with product MVTEEQLFLIVDDEPDMCWLLEHLLKREAYSVMKASSGREAMKLMETHKFCLAFVDLKLHDIEGLELARCFKRVDPSLRIIMVSGFCYKDDPTVQEALSEGLICDFIPKPFLHADIVRSIESARCVRIGSSKMMHGFPK from the coding sequence ATGGTTACCGAAGAGCAATTATTTCTGATCGTCGATGACGAACCCGATATGTGCTGGCTGCTGGAACATCTGCTGAAGCGCGAAGCCTATTCCGTGATGAAGGCATCCAGCGGGCGGGAAGCAATGAAGTTGATGGAGACTCACAAGTTCTGTTTGGCGTTTGTCGACCTCAAGTTGCATGACATAGAGGGGCTCGAGCTGGCGCGCTGCTTTAAGCGCGTCGATCCTTCTCTCCGAATAATCATGGTATCAGGCTTCTGTTACAAGGACGATCCGACTGTTCAGGAAGCGCTTTCAGAAGGGCTTATATGCGATTTTATCCCCAAACCGTTCCTGCACGCGGACATCGTGCGATCCATCGAATCAGCGCGCTGCGTGAGAATCGGATCTTCCAAAATGATGCACGGATTCCCTAAATAG
- a CDS encoding GvpL/GvpF family gas vesicle protein has protein sequence MSNVLYLFCLARTGLVDHIEGTGITGTEDLILKNFSGVTAVTCEVPEDDFSGESAEIKLQDLAWVGPRAVRHDRIIEEIMQYSPVFPAPFGSLFSSEKRLGTLIESNIDAIREFLDHTADKQEWSVKGLVCKSKAVDEIFTGKLKILSETLSSSPAGMRYFKERQMRSEAEKELSGKVKAACTVVGEKLLACSNNFRQRKNISFGKAEGDKQLVVNWAFLVDHSRISYFLDQVEHANSNYQAGGLAFECSGPWPPYSFCPSLHMEPTR, from the coding sequence ATGTCAAATGTGCTCTATCTTTTTTGCCTCGCACGAACCGGCCTCGTGGACCACATTGAAGGAACCGGGATCACGGGTACCGAAGACTTAATCCTGAAAAACTTTTCCGGTGTCACGGCCGTAACCTGTGAGGTGCCGGAGGATGACTTTTCAGGAGAATCGGCGGAAATCAAGCTTCAGGATCTTGCATGGGTAGGACCTAGAGCGGTTCGCCATGATCGGATCATTGAAGAAATTATGCAATACTCACCAGTCTTTCCTGCTCCCTTCGGGAGTCTTTTTTCCTCAGAGAAACGTCTCGGGACTTTGATCGAAAGCAATATCGATGCAATCCGGGAGTTTCTCGATCACACGGCGGACAAGCAAGAATGGTCCGTAAAAGGACTGGTATGCAAGAGCAAGGCCGTGGACGAGATCTTCACGGGGAAACTAAAGATATTGTCAGAGACTTTATCTTCGTCTCCGGCCGGGATGCGCTACTTCAAAGAACGCCAGATGCGATCGGAAGCGGAAAAAGAGCTGTCGGGGAAAGTGAAAGCAGCCTGCACTGTAGTAGGAGAAAAACTGCTTGCTTGCTCCAACAACTTTCGACAGCGAAAGAACATCAGTTTCGGAAAAGCGGAAGGTGACAAGCAACTCGTGGTGAACTGGGCTTTCCTGGTGGATCATTCCCGGATCTCGTACTTCCTGGATCAGGTCGAACATGCCAACAGCAATTATCAGGCCGGCGGTCTCGCGTTTGAATGCTCGGGTCCCTGGCCGCCATACAGTTTCTGTCCATCTCTTCATATGGAGCCGACGAGATGA
- the gvpN gene encoding gas vesicle protein GvpN: MNGAELRIASIETEVITANNENIVPEAGDRFVNTPHVEELTARAMAYLEVGYSVHFSGVAGTGKTTLAFHAAAKLGRPVILVHGDHEFGSSDLIGRDAGYKKSRLVDNFIHSVVKTEEEMRSLWVDNRLTTACRDGYTLIYDEFTRSRPEANNVLLSILEEKILNLPSLRRTGEGYLEVHPSFRAIFTSNPEEYAGVHKTQDALMDRIITINVDHYDRETEIEITRAKSGVCKQDATVIVDIIRELRLLGVNNHRPTIRAAIAIARVLAHTGEHADQHNSVFQWLCKDVLSTDTVKVSRGGSPLMAKKVEEVIRKVCGRTGGKRSGKPVGSKEETSE, translated from the coding sequence ATGAACGGCGCAGAATTGAGAATCGCATCAATCGAGACTGAAGTCATCACCGCAAATAACGAAAACATCGTACCCGAAGCGGGAGACCGTTTCGTGAATACACCCCATGTAGAGGAACTGACCGCTCGCGCAATGGCCTACCTTGAAGTAGGTTATTCGGTTCATTTCTCAGGTGTTGCGGGAACGGGTAAAACCACGTTGGCTTTTCATGCTGCAGCAAAGTTGGGAAGACCTGTCATTCTCGTTCACGGAGACCACGAGTTTGGCAGCTCCGATCTCATCGGCCGAGATGCAGGTTACAAGAAATCACGTCTCGTAGACAACTTTATTCATTCCGTCGTGAAGACTGAAGAAGAAATGCGGAGCCTATGGGTGGACAATCGCCTCACAACAGCATGTAGAGACGGCTACACACTGATTTATGATGAATTCACCCGGTCGAGACCCGAGGCGAACAATGTCCTGCTCAGCATTCTGGAGGAGAAAATACTCAACCTCCCCAGCTTACGCCGAACCGGCGAGGGGTACCTTGAGGTGCATCCGTCGTTTCGCGCTATCTTTACTTCAAATCCTGAAGAATACGCCGGGGTTCATAAGACTCAGGATGCACTCATGGATCGTATCATAACCATCAACGTCGATCACTATGACAGGGAAACCGAAATTGAAATAACCCGGGCCAAGTCGGGTGTATGCAAACAAGATGCGACAGTGATAGTGGATATCATAAGAGAATTACGCCTGCTGGGGGTTAACAATCACAGACCGACAATACGAGCTGCAATCGCCATAGCCAGGGTTCTTGCACACACCGGAGAACACGCGGACCAGCACAACAGCGTGTTCCAATGGCTGTGCAAAGACGTATTGAGCACTGATACGGTAAAAGTGAGCCGTGGAGGTAGCCCCTTGATGGCAAAGAAAGTGGAAGAAGTCATTCGCAAAGTATGCGGGCGAACCGGCGGAAAGAGATCGGGCAAGCCGGTCGGCAGCAAGGAGGAGACTTCAGAATGA
- a CDS encoding PAS domain S-box protein produces MKETELPSFDVSEEGEATPLSGPTLSIDLSTLFTPNVYSSGTFDLSAISSSSIGRLLDALPIPVLLIDQWFQVGFVNRACGKISSDYQKIKGVPFANLVPLPTDVSKAQSLAQKIQALIERAFATRRPQISEAILEIENNRIWARLHLRSVRIGLERHVLLIIENLTHEKTQLILTRRNDEKYRKANFELGKRIDYLTEEVHRLTKQLEIQTNQHMHTLEILNGEQQRKEELWERVPLSLAIVGDDGYIRQINSKFSKTFGYRQSDLNGNYNWIGGFKGASGAGIVQNRSDWTEFLHVLGDNGIKSVEIACKDGGSRTVNLTAIPMVNQELLLIFDE; encoded by the coding sequence ATGAAAGAAACCGAACTGCCGAGTTTTGACGTCTCTGAAGAAGGAGAAGCGACCCCCTTAAGCGGTCCCACTCTGTCGATTGATCTTAGTACTCTGTTTACTCCGAATGTTTACTCATCAGGAACATTCGATTTGAGCGCCATAAGTTCCTCTTCCATAGGGCGCTTGTTAGATGCTCTCCCGATTCCGGTCCTTCTGATAGACCAATGGTTTCAAGTCGGGTTCGTCAACCGCGCGTGTGGAAAAATCAGCTCCGACTATCAAAAGATCAAGGGAGTGCCATTTGCCAACCTCGTCCCTCTCCCCACCGATGTCAGCAAAGCTCAATCTCTGGCTCAAAAAATTCAGGCCCTGATCGAGAGAGCTTTTGCGACGCGACGACCGCAGATCAGTGAAGCAATTCTTGAGATAGAGAATAACAGAATATGGGCAAGGCTTCATCTGAGATCCGTCAGAATCGGACTGGAGAGACACGTTCTCCTCATCATTGAAAACCTTACGCACGAAAAGACTCAACTGATACTCACCCGAAGAAACGATGAAAAGTACCGCAAAGCAAACTTCGAACTTGGAAAACGCATTGACTACCTGACCGAAGAGGTTCATAGGCTGACGAAGCAACTCGAAATCCAGACGAATCAACACATGCATACTCTGGAAATATTGAATGGAGAGCAACAGCGAAAGGAAGAACTTTGGGAAAGGGTTCCTCTGAGCCTGGCCATAGTGGGTGATGACGGTTATATCAGGCAAATCAACAGCAAATTCAGCAAAACGTTCGGTTATCGTCAGAGTGATTTGAACGGAAATTATAACTGGATTGGCGGTTTCAAAGGTGCTTCCGGGGCAGGGATTGTTCAAAATCGATCCGATTGGACCGAGTTTCTGCATGTACTGGGGGACAACGGCATCAAGTCCGTCGAAATCGCATGCAAAGATGGAGGCTCCCGCACGGTGAACCTTACTGCCATTCCGATGGTAAACCAGGAATTACTGCTGATTTTTGACGAATGA
- a CDS encoding DUF4198 domain-containing protein, translating into MKIFNKTVFLLIALLSITLVGGVSFAHFQMIYTPKSALTTDEPGKINLLVVFTHPFEAGHTMDMGADESGKITPPAAFGVMTFDKKADKMVKTDLLKELKPVEFTSLTNKGKGYALEHKIGGIGDFVFYLDPAPYYDKTEDRYMRQITKVIVNRGGAPSAWDKAVELDAEIVPLDKPYALWTGNLFRGVVMKKEGDKMVPVPDAEIEVEFLNHDIKGNAFAKQEKVKAPQDAFVTQTIKANAQGEFAYALPKAGWWGFSALGAGGEVKNQGKPMGVDAVIWVQAQDMK; encoded by the coding sequence ATGAAGATCTTTAATAAAACCGTTTTTCTGCTGATTGCTCTTCTTTCCATCACTCTGGTTGGTGGAGTGTCTTTTGCGCACTTTCAGATGATCTATACTCCTAAATCGGCTCTGACAACAGATGAACCCGGCAAGATAAATCTGCTCGTGGTTTTCACTCACCCCTTTGAAGCGGGGCATACAATGGACATGGGTGCGGATGAGTCAGGAAAAATCACTCCTCCCGCGGCTTTTGGGGTCATGACCTTCGATAAGAAGGCAGATAAAATGGTAAAGACCGATTTGCTCAAGGAGCTCAAACCCGTCGAGTTTACCAGCTTGACCAACAAGGGTAAGGGCTATGCACTGGAGCACAAAATCGGGGGCATAGGTGACTTTGTGTTTTATCTCGATCCCGCCCCATACTACGACAAGACTGAAGATCGTTACATGCGCCAAATTACGAAAGTGATCGTGAACCGTGGCGGAGCCCCCAGTGCTTGGGACAAAGCCGTTGAACTGGATGCTGAAATAGTCCCTCTGGACAAGCCTTACGCACTGTGGACCGGCAACCTGTTCCGGGGAGTCGTTATGAAGAAGGAAGGGGACAAGATGGTTCCTGTTCCCGATGCTGAGATCGAGGTTGAGTTCCTGAATCACGACATCAAAGGCAATGCCTTCGCTAAGCAGGAGAAAGTAAAGGCACCGCAGGATGCCTTTGTTACCCAGACTATCAAGGCCAATGCTCAGGGGGAGTTTGCCTACGCGTTACCCAAAGCCGGTTGGTGGGGTTTTTCTGCTCTGGGAGCTGGCGGAGAGGTGAAGAATCAGGGCAAACCAATGGGCGTTGACGCTGTCATATGGGTGCAGGCTCAGGATATGAAATGA
- a CDS encoding GvpL/GvpF family gas vesicle protein, with amino-acid sequence MEKATIKTTGSNGRYLYAVVPGSQERVYGCLGINGGNVYTIAAKDVAAVVSDVPHQKIRPERRHFAAHQAVLKRVMLDGDLLPMSFGIISQGPKAVRAILSRNNKSVQQQLKRISGKAEMGIKVTWDVPNIFEYFIDVNRELREARNKLVQPNYLPTQQEKIEIGRMFEEILNLERERHTKQVERVMSKRCSEIKRSKCRTEIEVMNLSCLVDRTLLSDFEAGVLEAASHFDDSFAFDFNGPWAPHNFVDLEIDV; translated from the coding sequence ATGGAAAAAGCGACAATAAAAACTACTGGTTCTAATGGAAGATACCTCTATGCCGTCGTACCTGGGTCGCAGGAAAGAGTTTATGGGTGCCTCGGAATAAATGGAGGAAATGTCTACACCATCGCGGCAAAAGATGTTGCTGCTGTTGTCAGCGATGTCCCGCATCAAAAAATACGTCCCGAACGCAGGCATTTCGCTGCTCACCAGGCTGTCTTGAAGAGGGTAATGCTGGATGGCGATCTCCTACCTATGTCGTTCGGAATCATCTCTCAAGGTCCCAAAGCAGTCAGGGCCATTCTCTCGCGCAATAACAAATCAGTGCAGCAGCAACTGAAACGGATTTCAGGCAAAGCGGAAATGGGAATAAAAGTGACATGGGATGTGCCGAATATTTTCGAATACTTTATCGATGTCAACCGCGAACTCAGAGAAGCTCGGAACAAACTGGTGCAGCCCAACTATTTACCCACGCAGCAGGAAAAAATAGAGATCGGCCGCATGTTCGAGGAAATTCTGAACCTCGAAAGAGAGCGCCACACCAAGCAGGTCGAACGGGTAATGAGTAAGCGATGCTCTGAGATAAAACGATCCAAGTGTCGAACCGAGATCGAAGTAATGAACCTTTCTTGTCTTGTGGATCGCACTCTCCTGAGCGACTTCGAAGCTGGCGTTCTCGAAGCGGCATCCCACTTTGACGACAGCTTTGCTTTTGACTTCAACGGTCCCTGGGCCCCGCATAACTTTGTCGACCTGGAAATAGACGTATGA
- a CDS encoding gas vesicle protein: MSIQASTRHSIQSTNLADLLERVLDKGVVIAGDIKIKLVDVELLTIQIRLVVCSVDKAKEMGMDWWTNNPAFQPALAQISE, from the coding sequence ATGTCAATTCAAGCATCGACGCGACATTCAATTCAAAGCACTAATCTTGCCGATCTCCTCGAACGAGTTCTCGACAAGGGAGTTGTGATCGCCGGTGATATCAAAATCAAGCTGGTGGATGTGGAACTGCTTACGATTCAGATCCGGCTGGTTGTCTGTTCTGTGGACAAAGCAAAGGAAATGGGAATGGACTGGTGGACTAACAATCCAGCATTCCAGCCGGCCTTGGCTCAAATTTCCGAATAG
- a CDS encoding gas vesicle protein GvpG, which translates to MFLLDDILFLPMNGVLWICNEIHDAAEQELHNESDAITAQLQKLYTLLEAGDIGESEFDVLEAELLDRLDAIQERGALLEA; encoded by the coding sequence ATGTTCCTTTTAGACGACATTTTGTTCCTTCCGATGAACGGAGTTCTTTGGATATGCAACGAAATTCACGATGCAGCCGAGCAGGAACTCCATAATGAATCAGACGCCATAACAGCGCAGCTCCAAAAACTGTATACACTCCTTGAAGCAGGAGACATCGGGGAATCGGAATTTGACGTTCTGGAAGCCGAACTTCTGGACCGATTGGATGCAATTCAGGAACGAGGAGCACTTCTCGAAGCCTGA
- a CDS encoding gas vesicle protein K, whose protein sequence is MNPMNIAKVESDSLGDFAEIMQTDWISSLHSDKEEKRLNLNQDSVKNGLGQLVLTLVKLLHDLLERQAIRRMEAGTLTDTEIDRLGTTLMMQAQEIERLRSEFGLEEEDLNLDLGPLGKLL, encoded by the coding sequence ATGAACCCTATGAATATAGCGAAAGTAGAATCGGACTCACTGGGCGATTTCGCGGAGATAATGCAAACGGATTGGATCTCAAGTTTGCATTCCGACAAAGAAGAAAAACGCCTGAATCTGAATCAAGACTCCGTCAAGAACGGGTTGGGACAACTTGTCCTAACCCTGGTAAAACTTCTTCACGATCTACTGGAACGACAGGCTATCAGACGCATGGAAGCCGGTACTCTCACCGATACGGAAATTGACCGACTTGGTACAACATTGATGATGCAGGCGCAGGAAATCGAGCGACTTCGAAGTGAGTTCGGTCTGGAAGAAGAAGACCTGAATCTCGATTTGGGGCCTCTCGGGAAGCTCCTGTAA
- a CDS encoding PAS domain-containing sensor histidine kinase codes for MNTEVGENLNETARDRHEKLFEMLLETIPSSVLLIDRDMRIVSANRNFLQKSRRCRNEAIGRKLGELLPAAIIEFMDISSKVRQVFVNGRATRGERLVYRAPGIPMTIYYYSILPFSWKGHVENAVLLMEDVTEQVRLSEEVRRAERHLASVVESATDLVLSTDANGRVLTWNTAAERLSGSTLEDVQQRLFLDWCAPEHRQELREVFNRFRSGASSQTGEWDMVASSGKRIPISWVFSPMKDETGLLVGMVAVGRDLSEHRKLERQLRQSQKLAALGVMAGGIAHEVRNPLAICYSAAQFLNECTFESEFHAECVERILANIQKASVIIENLLRFARPSAATDMTIVDVVAICQDTLKLIDNQAKIQKISICVNLDVEQALVRGNASLLQQVFLNLFLNAMNAMPDGGTLSLFLEKCGGEFLLGIVDTGHGIPKDDIENIFDPFYTRAPVGKGTGLGLSICYSILKQHSGSLQVESVQGKGSTFTVKLVSAED; via the coding sequence ATGAATACGGAAGTTGGAGAAAATCTCAACGAGACCGCCAGGGATCGCCACGAGAAGCTGTTCGAGATGCTCCTTGAAACAATACCGTCCTCAGTACTCCTGATCGATCGTGACATGAGGATTGTCTCCGCAAATCGAAATTTTCTGCAAAAGAGTCGAAGATGTCGAAATGAAGCTATCGGACGCAAATTAGGAGAACTCCTGCCTGCTGCCATAATAGAGTTTATGGATATTTCGAGCAAAGTGCGCCAAGTCTTTGTAAACGGGAGGGCCACAAGAGGGGAACGGCTTGTTTACCGGGCTCCAGGAATACCCATGACCATTTACTATTACAGCATTCTCCCATTTTCGTGGAAAGGTCATGTGGAAAATGCAGTTCTACTCATGGAAGATGTTACCGAACAGGTCCGTTTGAGTGAAGAAGTCCGGAGAGCGGAACGTCACTTGGCAAGCGTAGTGGAGAGCGCTACCGATCTTGTGCTGTCAACGGATGCCAATGGAAGAGTCCTGACCTGGAACACTGCAGCAGAGCGGCTTTCGGGCAGTACTCTCGAGGACGTGCAACAGAGACTCTTCCTCGATTGGTGTGCACCGGAACATCGCCAGGAACTCAGAGAAGTGTTCAACCGGTTCAGATCGGGCGCAAGTTCGCAGACCGGCGAATGGGATATGGTAGCGAGTTCAGGCAAGCGGATACCGATTAGCTGGGTATTTTCTCCAATGAAGGACGAAACGGGGCTGCTCGTGGGCATGGTCGCAGTCGGGCGTGATTTGAGTGAACACAGGAAGCTCGAACGACAGCTCAGGCAGTCACAAAAACTTGCAGCTTTGGGAGTCATGGCCGGGGGAATTGCGCACGAAGTCAGAAATCCACTGGCAATCTGCTATTCTGCTGCTCAATTCCTCAATGAATGCACGTTTGAATCGGAGTTTCACGCGGAGTGTGTTGAAAGGATTCTCGCCAACATACAGAAAGCGTCAGTCATCATCGAAAACCTCTTGAGATTTGCGCGACCTTCCGCAGCCACGGATATGACGATTGTCGACGTGGTGGCAATCTGCCAGGATACCCTGAAACTTATCGATAATCAGGCTAAAATCCAGAAAATATCCATATGTGTGAACCTGGACGTGGAGCAAGCTCTGGTGCGCGGCAATGCAAGTTTACTCCAACAAGTATTTCTCAATCTGTTTCTCAACGCGATGAACGCAATGCCCGATGGCGGCACTCTCAGTCTATTCCTGGAAAAATGCGGTGGCGAGTTTCTCCTGGGGATAGTAGACACCGGCCATGGAATACCGAAGGATGACATCGAAAACATTTTCGATCCCTTCTACACGCGCGCTCCGGTAGGGAAGGGCACGGGACTAGGGCTTTCCATATGTTATTCGATTCTGAAGCAGCATTCCGGGAGTTTGCAGGTCGAAAGCGTCCAGGGAAAAGGTTCCACCTTCACCGTAAAACTAGTAAGTGCTGAGGATTAG
- a CDS encoding gas vesicle protein, whose product MMDEEEHVSLCEALDRVLNKGAVIAGEVTISVANVDLIYLGLQVVLASVDTIRGKRNELLRHDVGLHLTADNA is encoded by the coding sequence ATGATGGATGAAGAAGAGCACGTTTCTCTGTGCGAAGCGCTTGACCGCGTGTTGAACAAGGGAGCCGTAATTGCTGGAGAGGTGACTATTTCAGTTGCCAATGTGGATTTGATCTACCTCGGGCTCCAGGTGGTTCTGGCTTCCGTCGACACTATACGCGGGAAGCGCAACGAATTGCTCCGTCACGATGTCGGTCTGCATTTAACGGCGGATAATGCCTGA
- a CDS encoding response regulator, whose translation MKKILVVDDLEEVRELVEITLLRAKYTILTAENGFDAVKIAKEQKPDLVIMDIAMPGKINGLEAIRLLKGDPTTEKCPIIVLTGLCTSENFRNYLEAGAHSCFSKPFSPLKLIQEVENLLVELDCAV comes from the coding sequence ATGAAAAAGATACTGGTTGTTGACGATCTTGAGGAAGTCCGGGAATTGGTTGAGATAACCCTCCTCAGGGCTAAATACACCATTTTAACTGCCGAGAACGGATTCGACGCCGTCAAGATTGCAAAAGAGCAAAAGCCTGATCTGGTCATCATGGACATAGCGATGCCGGGAAAGATAAACGGGCTTGAGGCAATACGACTCCTAAAAGGGGACCCTACCACTGAGAAGTGTCCCATTATCGTATTGACCGGCCTGTGCACCTCGGAGAATTTTCGAAACTACCTTGAAGCAGGGGCCCATAGTTGCTTCTCAAAACCCTTCAGCCCACTGAAACTGATCCAAGAAGTTGAGAATCTTCTTGTGGAACTCGATTGCGCAGTCTAG
- the gvpA gene encoding gas vesicle structural protein GvpA has protein sequence MAKIAKSTDSSSLAEVVDRILDKGIVIDAWAKVSLVGIELLSVEARVVIASVETYLKYAEAIGLTASAAAPA, from the coding sequence ATGGCAAAAATAGCGAAGTCTACCGATTCTTCCAGTCTTGCAGAGGTTGTGGACAGGATTTTGGACAAAGGTATCGTCATCGACGCTTGGGCCAAGGTGTCGCTCGTCGGAATCGAACTGCTTTCCGTAGAAGCCAGAGTGGTTATAGCCTCAGTCGAAACCTACCTGAAGTATGCCGAGGCGATTGGTCTCACCGCAAGTGCCGCTGCGCCTGCATGA